The segment TCGGACCGTTGGTCTTCCTGACCTACTTCAACGACAAGAATTTCTTGCTTAAATATCCGCGACTCTCGTTAGTTGGCGACCTAAGTAGGATTGTATGCAAAAGTAGAGCCCATCCGATGCCGCGATTCTGCAGGAGCATCTACCGACTTGTATGAAACAGAGTATAGATAACAGCTCATACTGCGCAATTCCGACAAATATAAAGTTATTACATCAATGCAACACAGATACATTCGTTTCGTTCTTTGGAGATTGGCTTGAAACGACCCCTTCCTTTAACTGCCATGCTACGAACAACACTGCAGACTTATCTTTTATCAAATTATATTATAATTAGTGAAATATTTGTCAACTGAACATTGCTTTTGCTGAATGGTTTATTGAATAATTTATAAACGAAAATTACTTTTCTCAAATCGATATCAAAcagaaaaaactttttaacaGCTTGGTGCTCGCTGCGTTACTCTTTCAACCCATGCCTTCAGTGACTTTCACCCTTTTTACCGGCCACCCGCTGGAAATCATCCATTTTGGTCGTAGCAATTGGCGACCCTATGAAGGCCAAATGATCGATAATGGTCGTCTCGTCGCCCGATTGATTGTCCTTTACGAACAGTTGAATATTTTGCACATTCTGGAACTTTACATAGCGTAACGGAATTGGTGAACCGGACTCCAGATCCTTCTGATCTACCGACAGATCCTGTACCGAGATTTGCGATTCGGCCATATCGAAATCGATTGTTCGCGGCTGATTTATGAAGAGCTTCACGTTCTTCGgtccgtgggacggcggagctTTTAGTTTAATCGAACTGATCTTAACCACCTGATTGAAGGTGATCGAAATAATCAACTGTTCGTCACAATCGGACGCTAGGTGACCTCCGCTGGAGCTCAACGCATTCGCCAGTGGATGATCATCCGATTCGTTCAGACATTCACACTGGTTTTTCATAATGAATGTAATCAAGTCcaactaaataaaaacaaaatgttaCAAGAGTTTTCATCTGTGATAGTCTACATTAACTCACCATTCCATGGCCATAATCTTCACCTGATTCATCAACACTAGCCTCGTAATGTTTCTGAATTTTAGCTTCCAGTCCGTTAATATCTGCTCCTTGCAATCGATCGATTTTCGtctataaattataaattgttaAAAACAATATTGTGCCACAAAAGAATACAAAATTATTTACCCTAGCACGATAGAAAATAAATGTTGGCATTGCTGATACACCCTGAGATGAGGCCGTTTCGGCGCATTTATCTACGTCCACTTTAAGGAATACTGCTTTCGGATATTTTGCTGGAAGTTGTTCGAATAATGGCGCAATATTCCGACAAGGACCACACCTGAAGCAGGGAAAAAATATGTCTTTCATCGTTCATAGTAAAATAATCGCTTCAAACTCTCACCAAGTTGCGGTAAAGTCCACAACGACTAGCTTTCCTCCTGC is part of the Sabethes cyaneus chromosome 2, idSabCyanKW18_F2, whole genome shotgun sequence genome and harbors:
- the LOC128734564 gene encoding thioredoxin-like protein 1, producing MAVRAINDEAHFQAELSAAGGKLVVVDFTATWCGPCRNIAPLFEQLPAKYPKAVFLKVDVDKCAETASSQGVSAMPTFIFYRARTKIDRLQGADINGLEAKIQKHYEASVDESGEDYGHGMLDLITFIMKNQCECLNESDDHPLANALSSSGGHLASDCDEQLIISITFNQVVKISSIKLKAPPSHGPKNVKLFINQPRTIDFDMAESQISVQDLSVDQKDLESGSPIPLRYVKFQNVQNIQLFVKDNQSGDETTIIDHLAFIGSPIATTKMDDFQRVAGKKGESH